The following proteins come from a genomic window of Candidatus Saccharibacteria bacterium oral taxon 488:
- a CDS encoding TatD family deoxyribonuclease: MASPVTENNTATSLRLIDSHCHLHDTEFFADNREELYQQSVAAGIGMICVGTDERSSRQAVEFVASRDYTWAAVGVHPHDSKDGWGEVERLLKARAEDSPIVAIGEIGLDYYYNHSPREVQIQALEAQLQLAVDYNLPVSFHVRDGAPDQPSVWDDFWPIFDNFHGLRGVLHSFTDTRLNLEKGFVRGLYVGLNGISTFTKDQAQQELFASIPLERLLLETDAPFLTPKPFRGKLNKPEYVELVAKYWAAERKLVLRDLEKVATDNTVKLFGL, translated from the coding sequence ATGGCAAGTCCAGTAACTGAGAATAATACAGCGACAAGTTTGCGTTTGATTGATTCGCACTGTCATCTGCATGATACCGAGTTTTTCGCGGACAATCGCGAGGAATTATACCAGCAGTCAGTTGCAGCGGGTATCGGCATGATTTGCGTTGGCACTGACGAGCGCAGCAGCCGACAAGCAGTGGAGTTTGTCGCGAGTCGCGACTATACTTGGGCGGCGGTTGGCGTTCATCCGCACGACAGCAAAGATGGCTGGGGCGAGGTGGAGCGACTACTGAAAGCCAGGGCAGAGGATTCACCAATTGTGGCGATTGGCGAGATTGGACTTGATTATTATTACAATCACAGCCCGCGCGAGGTGCAAATTCAGGCGCTGGAGGCGCAACTGCAGCTGGCGGTGGATTATAATCTACCGGTTAGTTTTCATGTGCGTGATGGTGCGCCCGACCAGCCGTCGGTGTGGGATGATTTTTGGCCAATTTTTGATAATTTTCATGGCCTCCGCGGCGTGCTGCACAGTTTTACTGATACGCGCCTCAATTTGGAGAAGGGTTTTGTCCGCGGACTCTACGTTGGTTTGAATGGCATTAGCACGTTCACCAAAGACCAAGCGCAGCAGGAATTGTTCGCCTCGATTCCGTTGGAGCGATTATTATTAGAAACCGACGCGCCGTTCTTGACACCAAAGCCATTTCGTGGTAAGCTGAATAAGCCAGAATATGTGGAGTTGGTGGCAAAGTATTGGGCGGCGGAGCGCAAGCTGGTGCTTCGTGACCTCGAAAAGGTAGCGACCGATAACACGGTAAAACTTTTTGGCTTGTAA
- a CDS encoding methionine--tRNA ligase, which produces MTKQHAYITTAIPYVNGLPHIGHAMDYMLADVWTRYQRQNGREVRFQTGVDEHGNKIAAKAASQNQTPQAYVDQMHGNFQNMIAELNISATDFIRTTDPHHVSAVQYIWQKLAAAGYIYKGAYEGWYCQGCEAFVTDKEAAENNGICPDHQAPYQRLSEENYYFKTGAFSDKIRQAIESNKMKIVPEFRKKEFLELMKDGLKDVSISRPRKNLSWGVPVPGDDTQVMYVWLDALSNYITVIGYPDRADEWQAFWPADVQVIGKDILRFHAGIWPAMLMALDLPLPKVLLVHGFINVGGTKMSKSLGNGVGPADIIPHYGVEAFRYYFLRHVPTQDDGDFTWEKFEAAYNGELGNDLGNLVQRVAKMVQSYQAGVIGDAPQAEHDMGPYRHFMESFAFNQAMDEIWQIIRALNQYIERVQPWQVAKKRDKDPEAEAHLGEILAHASGTLLQVSNMLRPFMPQTAEKIHNMFASGVVPSQLTPLFPRLYLHTPDPRAPKAETQGK; this is translated from the coding sequence ATGACTAAACAACACGCCTACATCACTACTGCTATTCCTTATGTCAACGGTTTGCCGCACATTGGGCATGCCATGGACTATATGTTGGCAGATGTGTGGACGCGCTATCAGCGGCAAAATGGTCGTGAAGTACGTTTCCAGACGGGCGTGGATGAGCATGGCAATAAAATTGCTGCCAAGGCTGCCAGCCAAAATCAGACACCACAAGCCTATGTCGACCAAATGCATGGCAATTTCCAAAACATGATTGCCGAGTTGAATATTTCAGCGACGGATTTTATCCGCACAACTGACCCGCATCACGTTAGTGCGGTGCAGTATATTTGGCAGAAGCTGGCTGCGGCTGGCTATATCTACAAAGGTGCGTACGAGGGTTGGTATTGCCAAGGTTGCGAGGCGTTCGTCACCGACAAAGAGGCAGCTGAAAATAACGGCATTTGTCCTGACCATCAAGCGCCATACCAACGGCTGAGCGAAGAAAATTATTATTTTAAGACCGGCGCTTTTTCGGACAAAATTCGCCAGGCAATTGAATCAAACAAGATGAAAATTGTGCCTGAATTCCGTAAAAAAGAGTTCTTGGAATTGATGAAAGATGGCTTGAAAGATGTGTCAATTTCGCGTCCGCGCAAAAACCTCAGCTGGGGCGTGCCGGTGCCAGGTGATGACACGCAGGTGATGTATGTCTGGCTGGATGCGCTGAGCAATTATATTACTGTTATTGGTTATCCTGACCGAGCTGATGAATGGCAGGCGTTTTGGCCGGCAGATGTACAGGTGATCGGCAAGGATATCCTTCGTTTTCATGCCGGGATTTGGCCGGCGATGCTGATGGCGCTGGATTTGCCGCTGCCAAAGGTACTGTTGGTCCATGGCTTTATCAATGTTGGTGGTACCAAAATGAGTAAGAGTCTCGGTAATGGCGTTGGTCCCGCTGACATCATCCCGCATTATGGTGTCGAGGCCTTTCGCTATTATTTCCTGCGCCACGTGCCGACACAAGATGACGGTGACTTTACCTGGGAGAAATTTGAAGCGGCTTATAACGGCGAACTGGGCAATGACCTGGGTAATTTGGTGCAGCGAGTGGCCAAGATGGTACAGTCATACCAAGCCGGCGTCATTGGCGATGCGCCGCAAGCTGAACATGACATGGGCCCATACCGCCACTTCATGGAGAGCTTTGCCTTCAACCAGGCCATGGATGAAATTTGGCAGATTATCCGTGCGCTAAATCAATACATTGAGCGTGTCCAGCCGTGGCAAGTTGCTAAAAAACGCGATAAAGACCCAGAGGCGGAAGCCCATTTGGGCGAGATTTTGGCGCATGCCAGCGGTACGTTGCTTCAAGTATCCAACATGCTGCGTCCGTTCATGCCGCAAACTGCCGAGAAAATTCACAACATGTTTGCTAGCGGTGTTGTGCCATCACAGCTAACGCCACTATTCCCGCGTCTCTATCTCCATACGCCTGATCCGCGCGCACCAAAAGCAGAAACTCAAGGTAAGTAA
- a CDS encoding VOC family protein: MTTQAEGNTKKPLFDSAVSVFEVSDIKAAIAWYAKWFGQPDAIPMENTAEYKLTDTAWLQLTVEDSPEPSKGSLILGVEDARAYRSELIACGIEVGEIIDWGVVLVFDIHDPDGNRISFAQEQ, from the coding sequence ATGACAACGCAAGCAGAAGGTAATACGAAGAAACCATTATTTGATAGTGCGGTCAGTGTTTTTGAGGTGAGTGATATCAAGGCTGCGATAGCTTGGTATGCGAAGTGGTTCGGCCAACCTGATGCTATACCAATGGAGAATACGGCCGAATATAAACTCACTGATACTGCTTGGCTGCAGCTGACCGTTGAGGATAGTCCTGAGCCAAGCAAAGGATCACTAATACTTGGCGTTGAGGATGCCCGGGCATATCGGTCTGAATTAATTGCATGTGGTATTGAAGTGGGTGAGATAATCGACTGGGGAGTTGTTTTGGTCTTTGATATTCATGATCCGGATGGTAATCGAATCTCCTTTGCTCAAGAGCAATAA
- a CDS encoding class I SAM-dependent methyltransferase has product MVVNLESYRDMLKQPWGKIQYEITFAQLKHLKGLKILDFGSGFGLVSKFLSTNNEVVAVEPNRDMLYADKDVAYERLLGGIEQLVELQEKSFDVIICHNVLEYILPADRVDYLNQFKRLIKDNGRISIIKHNQAGKIMQSVVFSNDVETALSLLSGKSFHATSFTQGSTYTIDELLDISGLRLEKYMAIRTFYGLQPNEFKSSDEWLEELTKVELAVCDLKPYKDISFLQHVWLTLPSANLQ; this is encoded by the coding sequence ATGGTGGTCAATTTAGAGAGCTACAGAGATATGCTCAAGCAACCGTGGGGTAAGATTCAGTATGAAATAACGTTTGCACAGCTGAAACACCTGAAAGGTTTAAAAATTTTGGATTTTGGTTCGGGTTTTGGGCTGGTTAGTAAGTTCTTGTCAACAAATAATGAGGTTGTTGCCGTTGAGCCCAACAGAGATATGCTCTATGCCGACAAGGATGTTGCTTACGAGAGATTATTGGGCGGCATTGAGCAGTTAGTAGAATTACAAGAGAAGTCATTTGATGTTATTATCTGTCATAATGTTTTAGAATATATTCTACCAGCTGATAGAGTGGACTATCTCAATCAGTTTAAGCGCCTCATTAAGGATAATGGACGTATCTCAATTATAAAGCATAATCAAGCGGGTAAGATTATGCAAAGTGTCGTCTTTTCGAATGATGTAGAGACGGCCCTCAGCTTGTTAAGCGGAAAAAGTTTTCATGCTACTTCATTCACACAGGGTAGTACTTATACGATAGATGAGCTTTTAGATATATCTGGATTACGGTTAGAAAAGTATATGGCAATCAGAACATTCTATGGTCTGCAGCCGAATGAATTTAAGTCAAGTGATGAATGGCTGGAAGAATTAACAAAGGTTGAACTAGCTGTGTGTGATTTGAAGCCATATAAAGATATTAGTTTTCTACAGCACGTGTGGCTCACGCTCCCCTCGGCTAACCTGCAATGA
- a CDS encoding polyphenol oxidase family protein — MAAAAQRMAGAMIAADQPVCFPSDLLIAVSSKDDGTMLNRIRGRHVAEVLDNRWRFCDQTGVKYDDVIYHVISYNQAQTFDNIAEVTETDTVKYNNEGIFADALYTETAGIGLFLPVADCIATVIYDPKRRALMLAHLGRHSTVAQLMSRAVQHFVERGSQAKDLQIWMSPSITQKNYRMDYFDHTNDTNWRNFCRQTADGIYLDMQGFNRSLAVQAGVSGNNIFISPIDTADDPHYFSHTIGDTDGRFAVLVVMV, encoded by the coding sequence TTGGCAGCGGCTGCTCAAAGAATGGCGGGCGCGATGATTGCGGCAGATCAGCCCGTCTGCTTTCCGTCTGATCTGCTCATTGCGGTTTCGTCGAAAGACGACGGCACTATGCTCAACCGTATTCGCGGTCGCCACGTAGCTGAGGTGCTGGACAATCGGTGGCGGTTTTGCGATCAAACTGGTGTTAAGTATGACGACGTTATTTATCACGTGATTTCATACAACCAAGCACAAACTTTTGATAATATTGCCGAAGTCACTGAAACTGACACGGTTAAATATAACAACGAGGGGATTTTTGCTGACGCGCTATATACCGAAACGGCTGGCATCGGCTTATTTTTGCCAGTGGCGGACTGTATCGCTACCGTCATTTATGATCCAAAGCGTCGGGCGCTTATGCTGGCGCATTTGGGTCGGCATTCAACGGTTGCGCAGTTAATGTCTCGGGCAGTTCAGCATTTTGTCGAGCGCGGCAGCCAGGCAAAAGATTTACAAATTTGGATGTCGCCAAGCATCACGCAGAAAAATTATCGTATGGATTATTTTGATCATACAAATGATACGAATTGGCGCAATTTCTGCCGTCAAACGGCTGACGGAATTTATCTGGACATGCAAGGGTTCAATCGTTCATTAGCCGTCCAGGCGGGCGTTTCTGGTAATAATATTTTCATCTCACCAATTGATACAGCAGATGATCCGCATTACTTTTCACATACCATCGGTGATACAGATGGCAGATTTGCGGTGTTAGTAGTGATGGTATAA
- the rsmA gene encoding ribosomal RNA small subunit methyltransferase A, translating into MASTRGPKKELGQHWLRDPEILAEIAEAAELGEDDVVLEIGPGLGMLTSRLLARAGRVVAVEFDRDLARKLPGQFPGKNLEVINEDILQFDLNQLPAGYKVVANVPYYITSKIVEKLMTAENKPSLAVLLVQKEVAERIAAEPGEMSVLAVSAQLFAEAELNIEVPRQFFTPPPKVDSQVVVLRTRTEPLVAPEDQKDFFRVVKAGFSAKRKKLRSSLSGGLGVSKASAEQLLKKANISPDVRAEDLAIDDWQRLLKEWRAR; encoded by the coding sequence ATGGCATCAACTCGCGGGCCAAAAAAAGAATTAGGCCAGCATTGGCTGCGCGACCCAGAAATCTTGGCAGAGATTGCCGAGGCGGCGGAACTTGGTGAAGATGATGTAGTTTTGGAAATTGGGCCAGGACTTGGTATGTTAACTAGTCGGTTGTTGGCACGAGCTGGGCGGGTGGTGGCGGTAGAATTTGACAGGGATTTGGCGCGCAAGTTACCGGGGCAATTTCCTGGCAAAAACCTGGAAGTGATCAACGAAGATATTTTGCAATTTGATTTGAATCAGTTGCCGGCTGGCTACAAAGTGGTCGCCAACGTGCCGTACTATATCACTAGCAAAATTGTCGAGAAGTTGATGACGGCGGAAAATAAACCGAGCTTGGCGGTGCTGTTGGTGCAGAAAGAAGTGGCTGAGCGCATCGCAGCGGAGCCTGGCGAAATGAGCGTTTTAGCGGTTAGCGCGCAGCTATTTGCCGAGGCAGAACTAAACATCGAAGTGCCGCGGCAGTTCTTCACGCCGCCGCCAAAAGTCGATTCGCAGGTGGTGGTATTGAGGACTCGCACCGAACCACTAGTCGCCCCTGAAGACCAAAAAGATTTTTTTCGTGTTGTTAAAGCCGGTTTTTCAGCCAAGCGTAAAAAACTGCGTTCTAGCTTGAGCGGCGGACTGGGCGTTAGTAAAGCTAGCGCCGAACAGTTGCTGAAAAAGGCTAACATTTCGCCTGATGTCCGTGCTGAGGATTTGGCGATTGACGATTGGCAGCGGCTGCTCAAAGAATGGCGGGCGCGATGA
- a CDS encoding DUF348 domain-containing protein: MALPTSEIMEKSLSIRYHSKKIFLLIGLFVLGVTLIHVADAALAQSTERPSRSDGQRLMSVYDKGVEKTIITRAKTVREVLKAARIDIDERRDVVEPALNEQLVASSYNVNIFRARPVTVVDGRARIRLTTAEQTPAAIAKAAGIKLYSEDIVDIHAAENVVASGMNAVLTIKRATPLQLNLYGSLAEVRTHAKTVGALLREKHVQLASNDTVSMPLEAPITSGMRLDVWRNGKQTITTDEDVAFPIETVRDANRETGHKEVKEAGEKGRRMVTYEIEVQNGKEVSRRELASQVTKQPKKQIEIIGTKNAAMPYTGGGNKDQWLSSSNVPRDQWGYAEWLVQKESGWNPNARSRSGACGLAQALPCSKVPGNPLNPVDSLNWMHGYVMRRYGSWEKAVAHSKARGWY; this comes from the coding sequence GTGGCACTGCCCACGAGCGAGATTATGGAAAAGAGTTTATCTATTCGCTACCATTCAAAGAAGATTTTTCTGCTAATCGGTTTGTTTGTGCTTGGAGTGACACTGATCCACGTAGCGGATGCTGCCTTGGCGCAGAGTACCGAGCGTCCATCACGGAGCGACGGCCAGCGTCTGATGAGTGTTTATGACAAGGGAGTCGAGAAAACAATTATCACTCGGGCAAAAACGGTGCGCGAGGTGTTGAAGGCGGCGCGGATTGACATCGACGAGAGAAGAGATGTGGTAGAGCCAGCACTTAACGAGCAGTTGGTTGCTAGCTCATATAACGTTAATATCTTTCGGGCTCGGCCGGTAACGGTAGTCGATGGCCGGGCACGTATTCGGCTAACCACGGCCGAGCAAACCCCGGCGGCGATTGCCAAAGCGGCGGGGATCAAACTCTATAGCGAGGATATCGTCGATATTCATGCCGCCGAAAACGTGGTTGCCAGCGGCATGAATGCAGTCTTGACTATCAAGCGCGCGACGCCACTCCAGCTCAATCTCTATGGGTCTCTGGCTGAAGTGCGCACTCACGCGAAAACCGTTGGCGCACTGCTCAGGGAAAAGCATGTCCAACTAGCCAGTAACGATACCGTATCAATGCCGCTCGAGGCGCCGATTACTAGTGGGATGCGGCTGGATGTTTGGCGCAACGGTAAGCAGACGATTACAACTGATGAAGATGTCGCTTTTCCGATTGAGACAGTACGGGATGCCAATCGCGAGACGGGCCACAAGGAGGTGAAAGAGGCGGGCGAAAAGGGCCGGCGGATGGTGACTTATGAGATTGAGGTGCAAAATGGTAAGGAGGTGAGTCGTCGGGAGCTTGCTAGTCAGGTAACAAAACAGCCTAAAAAACAAATTGAAATTATCGGCACAAAGAATGCCGCTATGCCATATACTGGTGGCGGCAACAAAGATCAGTGGCTATCTTCGTCAAACGTCCCGCGTGACCAATGGGGTTATGCCGAGTGGCTGGTGCAGAAAGAAAGCGGCTGGAATCCAAATGCTCGCAGCCGGAGTGGCGCCTGCGGTCTCGCACAGGCACTGCCATGTAGTAAAGTACCAGGAAATCCGCTCAACCCAGTCGATTCGCTGAATTGGATGCATGGCTACGTGATGAGACGATATGGCTCGTGGGAAAAAGCGGTGGCGCACAGCAAGGCCAGAGGGTGGTACTAG
- a CDS encoding ATP-dependent DNA helicase PcrA, producing MLSELNPEQRRAVQHDGGPLLILAGAGSGKTKTLTHRIAYLISERGIFPSRILAVTFTNKAAREMRQRLADMLGEDASDRRFMPWMGTFHSICVRLLRIDGMSIGLGRNFIIYDEDDRLGLIKQLMKSRGLTDRDIRPRRIAAAISAAKNDMLSPDEYMMQAVGPTKQQIAELFAAYEAAMHRAGALDFDDLLIRAVELLRQSPDIRHKWQQQFRHILIDEYQDTNAVQYALIKLLVGPERNLCVVGDDAQSIYSFRGADYTNILHFERDFPGAAVIKLEQNYRSTGAILTVANNLIQHNTQRTDKNLWTEAVGGMTPQLWQLYSEAEEAQAVADEIHRQARMGRAYSDMAVLYRTNAQSYAIERALRQRHIPYKIVGGLRFLDRAVVKDVLAYLRLLYQPSDRVSFARIVNLPKRGIGAVSVAKFLDWADQSGRNIIEGLVAVDEAESLTARAKQSLRAFGQLLQKLQQLLDSAPAEVIEQIIEQTGYGEAVNDGSVQAEERLENLGVLVAEARTYADVSTFLEDMALMSSSDDQADQEVTLMTLHAAKGLEFPVVFMTGLEEGILPHARVFDSGKADDIEEERRLCYVGITRAREVLFVTCASSRTQFGQIGYNLPSRFLDEMGLMSGGLDAPAAPPADDAFYTDDIGIEVGDRVRSPQFGVGEVVDVDGMAVTVQFDNGNTKKLNVEFARLEKI from the coding sequence ATCCTATCTGAACTCAATCCCGAACAGCGGCGAGCCGTCCAGCATGATGGCGGGCCGCTGCTTATTTTAGCGGGAGCGGGGAGTGGTAAGACAAAAACCTTAACGCATCGCATTGCCTATCTGATCAGCGAGCGAGGGATTTTTCCCAGCCGCATCTTGGCGGTAACCTTCACCAACAAGGCTGCTCGAGAGATGCGCCAGCGATTGGCTGATATGCTGGGCGAAGACGCCTCGGATCGACGCTTCATGCCGTGGATGGGGACATTTCATAGTATTTGTGTGCGGCTACTGAGGATAGACGGGATGTCAATTGGCCTCGGTCGTAATTTTATTATTTATGATGAAGATGATCGGCTGGGTCTGATCAAGCAGTTGATGAAATCGCGTGGGCTGACTGATCGCGATATCAGGCCACGCCGTATCGCTGCGGCTATTTCTGCGGCAAAAAATGACATGCTTTCACCCGATGAGTATATGATGCAGGCGGTCGGCCCCACTAAGCAGCAAATTGCCGAATTGTTTGCTGCGTACGAGGCCGCTATGCACCGGGCCGGGGCGCTCGATTTTGATGATTTGCTGATTAGGGCGGTGGAGCTACTGCGCCAGTCGCCTGATATTCGCCACAAATGGCAGCAGCAATTTCGCCACATTCTCATCGACGAGTATCAGGATACTAATGCGGTGCAGTACGCACTGATCAAGCTGCTAGTCGGTCCAGAGCGCAACCTCTGTGTGGTCGGTGATGATGCGCAATCAATTTATAGTTTTCGCGGCGCGGATTATACCAATATTCTTCATTTTGAGCGTGACTTTCCGGGTGCGGCAGTGATTAAACTAGAGCAAAATTACCGTTCAACGGGCGCGATTTTAACAGTGGCAAATAACTTAATCCAACATAACACCCAGCGCACCGACAAGAACCTCTGGACAGAAGCAGTTGGCGGGATGACGCCGCAATTATGGCAACTGTACAGCGAGGCTGAGGAGGCGCAAGCAGTGGCTGACGAAATTCATCGCCAGGCCAGGATGGGCCGAGCCTATAGCGACATGGCGGTGTTGTATCGCACCAATGCCCAGAGCTACGCCATAGAGCGCGCACTGCGTCAACGGCATATCCCCTACAAGATTGTGGGTGGCCTGCGGTTTCTGGATCGAGCAGTGGTCAAGGATGTGCTGGCTTATCTCAGATTATTATATCAACCCAGTGACCGCGTTAGCTTCGCGCGGATTGTCAATCTGCCGAAGCGTGGTATTGGCGCAGTGAGCGTGGCGAAATTTCTCGACTGGGCTGATCAGTCGGGCCGGAATATTATCGAAGGGCTGGTGGCGGTTGATGAGGCCGAAAGTTTGACTGCTCGCGCCAAGCAGTCACTGCGGGCATTCGGTCAATTGCTGCAAAAATTACAACAATTACTTGACAGTGCGCCGGCTGAGGTGATTGAACAAATTATTGAGCAGACTGGCTATGGTGAAGCAGTGAATGATGGCAGTGTGCAGGCTGAAGAGCGGCTGGAAAACCTCGGTGTTTTGGTGGCCGAGGCGCGCACCTATGCCGACGTGTCGACATTCCTCGAAGATATGGCGTTGATGTCGTCAAGCGATGACCAAGCGGACCAGGAAGTAACCTTGATGACGCTGCACGCCGCGAAGGGCCTGGAGTTTCCGGTGGTGTTTATGACTGGCTTGGAGGAAGGAATCTTGCCGCACGCACGGGTATTTGACAGTGGCAAAGCGGACGACATTGAGGAAGAGCGCCGCCTCTGTTACGTAGGGATAACGCGGGCCCGAGAGGTGCTGTTTGTGACCTGTGCTAGTTCACGGACGCAGTTTGGTCAGATTGGCTATAATCTGCCGTCGCGATTTCTCGATGAAATGGGGCTGATGAGTGGTGGTCTGGATGCACCTGCTGCGCCGCCAGCTGATGACGCATTTTATACTGATGATATCGGGATAGAGGTCGGTGATCGGGTGCGAAGCCCACAATTTGGCGTGGGCGAGGTGGTGGATGTTGATGGAATGGCGGTGACGGTGCAATTTGATAATGGTAATACGAAGAAGCTTAATGTAGAATTCGCCAGATTAGAGAAAATTTGA
- a CDS encoding triose-phosphate isomerase has translation MMTRKTLIIGNWKMNLTMHEASLYLHKLMEQLPVHRDVEVVVAPTMLTLQSLSLQIKRRIVKLAAQNCYWRDHGPYTGEVPASHLHGMVDYVMIGHSERRHIFMESDKDIRFKVQAALRNRLQPILCIGETAHERTLGETRELLQDQIVNGLANITAEEIDHVVIAYEPVWAIGSGEYAQSSDLAKALKVIRQQITHLFGKEAAKAVRVVYGGSVSVDNAGDYLAVAGLDGLLIGGASLDAYQFTEIVKKAHKE, from the coding sequence ATTATGACGCGAAAAACACTCATTATCGGCAACTGGAAGATGAACCTCACCATGCATGAGGCCAGCTTGTATTTACATAAGCTGATGGAGCAGCTGCCGGTACACCGCGACGTCGAGGTGGTGGTGGCGCCAACGATGTTGACGCTGCAAAGTTTGAGTTTGCAAATTAAGCGTCGGATCGTCAAGCTCGCCGCCCAGAATTGTTACTGGCGCGACCATGGTCCGTACACCGGCGAGGTGCCAGCGTCACACCTACACGGTATGGTTGATTATGTCATGATTGGTCACTCCGAGCGGCGACATATATTTATGGAGAGCGACAAGGATATTCGTTTCAAGGTGCAGGCGGCACTGCGTAATCGGCTTCAACCAATCCTCTGCATTGGTGAAACGGCGCACGAGCGGACGCTGGGCGAAACGCGCGAGTTGCTCCAGGATCAGATTGTAAATGGCCTGGCAAACATTACAGCTGAGGAAATAGACCACGTGGTGATTGCCTACGAGCCGGTCTGGGCGATTGGTAGCGGCGAGTATGCGCAGTCGAGTGACCTTGCCAAGGCGCTCAAGGTGATTCGCCAGCAAATTACGCATTTATTTGGCAAAGAAGCAGCCAAGGCGGTACGCGTGGTGTATGGCGGCAGCGTCTCGGTTGACAATGCTGGTGATTATCTGGCGGTGGCGGGACTTGATGGACTACTGATCGGCGGAGCGAGTCTGGACGCATATCAATTTACGGAGATAGTAAAAAAGGCGCATAAAGAATAA
- a CDS encoding phosphoglycerate kinase gives MGRFFKQTIHDVNLRGLTVLVRVDYNVPLTTTGGIASDLRIRASLPTLCYLLEQRCKIVLMSHLGRPKGVDPAYSLRPVARRLAELLGRPVQFIDGCVGDKIRQAARHMAAGDILMLENLRFYDEESRDDMVFARAIARAVRPDYFVQDGFAVVHRAHASTHAITLCVPGLAGDLLVHEYTALTAAMSHPARPLVAIIGGVKIADKIALIERLIDKADTILIGGAMANTFLAYRGHRMGHSTVEPDQEQVLAAIYRHAAEKVGSERVDQFLRLPSDVAVALSPEASGDSHEVSVDGIGDDEMALDIGAETMAQFASVIASAKTVIWNGPLGYSTNSLFARGSARIAEAIVQNHGVTSIIGGGDTAEFVLGWDGHDGKQFSHISTGGGASLELMSGKKLPGVESLLDAHGLK, from the coding sequence GTGGGCAGATTTTTCAAGCAAACAATTCATGACGTTAATCTCCGCGGGCTAACCGTCCTGGTGCGGGTTGATTATAATGTGCCCTTGACTACGACTGGTGGGATCGCCAGTGACTTACGAATTCGTGCTAGTTTGCCGACTCTATGCTATCTATTAGAGCAACGCTGCAAGATTGTTTTGATGAGTCACCTCGGGCGGCCAAAGGGGGTCGATCCGGCATACAGTCTGCGTCCAGTGGCGCGCCGACTGGCTGAGCTGCTCGGGCGGCCAGTGCAGTTTATTGATGGCTGTGTCGGTGATAAGATTCGTCAAGCAGCGCGGCATATGGCAGCCGGCGACATACTGATGCTAGAAAATTTGCGGTTTTATGATGAGGAGTCGCGTGACGATATGGTGTTTGCCAGGGCAATTGCTCGGGCAGTGCGGCCGGATTATTTTGTGCAGGATGGTTTTGCGGTGGTGCATCGAGCCCACGCCAGTACCCACGCAATTACGCTCTGTGTGCCTGGACTGGCCGGTGATCTACTGGTGCACGAATATACCGCGCTAACCGCAGCGATGTCGCATCCAGCGCGACCACTAGTGGCGATTATTGGTGGTGTGAAGATTGCTGATAAGATTGCGCTGATTGAGCGGCTGATTGATAAAGCCGACACGATTCTCATCGGTGGGGCAATGGCCAATACCTTCCTCGCCTATCGTGGCCATAGGATGGGCCACAGTACGGTTGAGCCGGATCAAGAGCAAGTGCTTGCGGCTATCTACCGCCACGCTGCCGAGAAAGTTGGCAGTGAGCGGGTCGATCAGTTTTTGCGGCTGCCTAGCGATGTAGCGGTGGCTTTGTCACCAGAAGCATCGGGTGATAGCCATGAGGTGTCGGTTGATGGGATTGGCGACGATGAGATGGCGCTGGATATTGGTGCGGAGACGATGGCGCAGTTTGCCTCAGTGATTGCCTCGGCCAAAACAGTCATTTGGAATGGGCCGCTGGGGTATTCGACTAACTCGTTGTTTGCTCGAGGGTCGGCCCGGATAGCCGAAGCCATCGTACAAAATCACGGCGTTACTTCAATTATTGGTGGTGGCGATACGGCGGAGTTTGTCCTTGGGTGGGATGGGCATGACGGCAAGCAATTTTCGCATATTTCGACCGGTGGCGGAGCAAGCCTCGAGCTGATGAGTGGCAAAAAATTACCAGGTGTGGAAAGTTTACTAGACGCACACGGACTAAAATGA